In the genome of Populus alba chromosome 11, ASM523922v2, whole genome shotgun sequence, one region contains:
- the LOC118055937 gene encoding uncharacterized protein — MQGDQNKGKEAEQEMGGGGIKKGENTSESTSIGKEIEEVQHPTAQPSVTNSSLTSNEQISLFLATGNGIEEIVRGIIKQHPHAIKQLNVTNSPLTREEQIPLLIATRYGIEEIVWEIIKLYPHAAEKLNDKGQSILDVAVIHRQKKIFNLVKQQKIPLARLRRVIDKKGNTLLHHVADMEHYRGGTKPGPALKLQEELQWFEQVEKVIPSHYVTLRNDEGKTADELFKESHLDQLKNAQTWIKETTQSCSTVAALVATVVFAAAYTVPGGSDKNGTPNFINSPYFLVFTVSDVLSLASSLTSLVVFLSLLTSPFELQEFHISLPRKLLFGFTFLFFAVITTMLSFGATILILIQSEKKLTTLLLSIAAFLPVLVFAIMQFRLYVSFMGSTYNILKITR, encoded by the exons atgcaaggagaccaaaataaaggaaaagaagcaGAGCAGGAAATGGGCGGGGGGGGAATTAAAAAGGGAGAGAACACTTCTGAAAGCACTAGCATAGgaaaagaaatagaagaagTCCAACATCCAACAGCACAACCTTCTGTAACGAACTCGTCATTAACTAGCAATGAGCAGATCTCATTGTTTCTTGCAACTGGAAATGGAATAGAAGAGATTGTGCGGGGGATAATAAAACAACATCCCCATGCTATTAAGCAGCTCAATGTAACGAACTCGCCATTAACTAGGGAGGAGCAGATCCCATTGTTGATTGCAACTAGATATGGAATAGAAGAGATTGTGTGGGAGATAATAAAACTATATCCCCATGCTGCTGAGAAGCTCAATGACAAGGGTCAAAGCATTTTGGATGTGGCCGTCATCCATCGCCAGAAAAAGATCTTCAATCTTGTGAAGCAACAGAAAATACCATTGGCTAGACTGCGACGAGTTATTGATAAGAAGGGCAACACATTGTTGCACCATGTTGCAGATATGGAGCATTACAGAGGAGGAACCAAGCCTGGGCCTGCACTTAAACTTCAGGAGGAGTTGCAATGGTTTGAG CAAGTGGAAAAGGTAATTCCTTCTCATTATGTCACGCTTCGGAACGATGAAGGCAAGACTGCAGACGAGCTCTTCAAAGAGAGTCACCTGGACCAACTGAAAAATGCACAAACATGGATAAAGGAAACGACCCAGTCTTGTTCCACAGTAGCTGCACTTGTTGCTACTGTTGTCTTTGCTGCTGCCTATACTGTGCCCGGAGGTTCTGATAAGAATGGCACGCCCAACTTCATCAACTCTCCCTATTTTCTGGTTTTCACCGTCTCGGATGTTCTTTCCTTAGCAAGCTCCTTGACTTCGCTTGTGGTATTTCTGTCTTTGTTGACCTCTCCATTTGAGCTACAAGAATTTCACATCTCTCTTCCTCGGAAACTTCTTTTTGGTTTCACCTTCCTCTTCTTCGCTGTGATAACGACCATGCTATCTTTTGGGGCCACAATCTTGATACTCATTCAGTCAGAGAAAAAGTTGACAACATTACTCCTTTCCATTGCTGCATTCCTTCCAGTCTTAGTATTTGCAATAATGCAATTCCGTCTGTACGTCTCATTTATGGGTTCTACATACAACATTCTCAAGATAACCAGGTAA